One Acidobacteriota bacterium genomic window carries:
- a CDS encoding TlpA family protein disulfide reductase, whose amino-acid sequence MLNFLTTRLRLSFVMRAGRAAWLLTVLLSATACKEQAQPAATANPLGTWRGTVKTNAGEDVAFTLEVKSAGQSAAGLTQVTGTLINGDDRLASTEGVFEGQSLKLRYDFYDGVLLARLKGDEMQGTFVRQWQKQTLTRELQATRSATAPAVVGATADLTGAWVLKVGEGEQQRLWRAAFKTANGQATGTIIPVSGDWGQLSGTFTTDNTLTLNRFDGINARIFKAVLQPDGTLVGYLDLGLFDPERKVVAERINDKNKKLVASLPDPNTYTRMSNASEPFLFNFPDLNGKVVAWDDARFKNKVVVVSITGSWCPNCHEETPYLQELYARYQKQGLEVVALAFEYTGEVSRDLEQVRIFAQRHGVQYPMLLAGSTEDAPKKLPQLINFGAYPTTLFIGRGGLVKRIHAGFEGSATGERFTKLKSEIEALVKELLAAKE is encoded by the coding sequence ATGCTGAACTTCTTAACCACTCGGCTACGGCTGAGTTTCGTAATGCGTGCGGGCCGCGCCGCCTGGTTGCTGACTGTGTTGCTCAGCGCCACTGCTTGCAAAGAGCAAGCCCAGCCTGCGGCTACGGCCAATCCACTCGGCACCTGGCGCGGCACGGTCAAAACCAACGCCGGTGAAGACGTGGCGTTTACCCTGGAAGTCAAAAGCGCCGGCCAATCGGCGGCGGGCCTCACGCAAGTGACGGGTACGCTTATCAACGGTGATGATCGGCTGGCTTCGACCGAAGGCGTCTTTGAAGGGCAGTCGCTCAAACTGCGCTACGATTTTTATGATGGTGTATTACTAGCGCGACTCAAGGGCGATGAAATGCAGGGTACCTTTGTGCGCCAGTGGCAAAAACAAACGCTCACGCGCGAATTGCAAGCCACCCGCAGCGCGACCGCTCCGGCAGTGGTTGGTGCGACGGCTGATCTGACCGGCGCTTGGGTGCTGAAAGTCGGCGAAGGCGAGCAACAGCGTTTGTGGCGGGCGGCGTTCAAAACCGCGAATGGACAGGCCACCGGCACGATCATTCCCGTCAGCGGCGATTGGGGGCAATTGTCCGGCACGTTCACGACGGACAATACGCTGACGCTCAATCGCTTTGACGGCATCAACGCGCGCATCTTCAAAGCCGTGTTGCAACCTGACGGCACGCTCGTTGGCTATCTGGATTTGGGCCTGTTCGACCCCGAGCGCAAGGTCGTGGCCGAGCGCATCAATGACAAGAATAAAAAACTGGTCGCCAGTTTGCCCGACCCGAACACCTACACGCGGATGAGCAATGCCAGCGAGCCGTTCCTCTTCAATTTCCCGGACCTCAACGGCAAAGTCGTCGCCTGGGATGACGCACGCTTCAAAAACAAAGTCGTCGTTGTTTCGATCACCGGCAGTTGGTGCCCGAACTGTCACGAAGAGACGCCGTATTTGCAGGAGCTTTACGCGCGCTATCAAAAGCAGGGTTTGGAAGTCGTCGCGTTGGCGTTTGAATACACCGGCGAAGTCTCGCGCGATTTGGAACAGGTGCGCATCTTCGCCCAGCGGCACGGCGTGCAATACCCGATGCTGCTGGCCGGTTCGACCGAAGACGCGCCCAAGAAGCTGCCGCAACTGATCAACTTCGGCGCCTATCCCACCACGCTTTTCATCGGGCGTGGCGGCCTGGTCAAACGCATCCATGCCGGTTTTGAAGGCAGCGCGACGGGCGAACGCTTCACCAAGCTGAAAAGTGAAATCGAAGCGCTGGTCAAGGAATTGCTGGCCGCGAAGGAGTGA
- a CDS encoding DUF11 domain-containing protein, with amino-acid sequence MCLTHTHTRHCFLALALALLTLTARAADPGQISDLTITKTGPPTAAAGSDITYTIVVRNEPPAGGVTFQAILADTMPAGWSVINVTTTQGSCGGTGNSISCQLGALAPGQSATVTLRAHIPGICQPPTGTNVAVVSGDQDTTNNTASVTTAVIQPSLGAGACIPPAGAPSDVKPGSILSFPFYASSATGNGLDNNTRISFTNIHPTLGVAVHLFFIDGATCSVADSFICLSPNQTAAFLMSDIDPGTTGSVFAVASDGPPGIGDGTNTGCPISFNYLIGHASIKQPVGSSIGNAPLKRTRVEAEVAAEAIAAEFGSPVPGCNPSSPAVELRFNGQPNGYNMLPRVLAASNIPSRADGNSTFIAVQRIGGNLATGAATIGTLFGVLYDDAESPFSFSVNAGCVFRGTLSGSLIRTTPRFEQIIPAGRSGWLKLYGGADIGITGLMLNNNVNVDSAANAFDGGHRLHILRLTDTVVVTVPVFPPAC; translated from the coding sequence ATGTGTCTTACACACACACACACACGACATTGCTTTTTAGCGCTGGCGCTGGCGTTGCTTACGCTCACGGCGCGCGCCGCTGACCCCGGACAGATTTCCGATCTGACCATTACCAAAACCGGGCCGCCCACGGCGGCGGCAGGCAGCGACATCACCTACACGATTGTCGTGCGCAATGAGCCGCCCGCCGGAGGCGTTACTTTTCAAGCCATCCTGGCCGACACAATGCCGGCGGGTTGGTCGGTCATTAACGTGACCACCACGCAAGGAAGCTGCGGCGGCACGGGCAATAGCATAAGCTGCCAACTCGGCGCGCTGGCGCCGGGCCAGTCCGCCACGGTCACGTTGCGCGCGCATATTCCGGGGATTTGCCAACCGCCGACCGGGACGAACGTCGCGGTCGTCAGCGGCGATCAGGATACGACCAACAACACCGCCAGCGTGACCACTGCGGTAATACAACCCAGCCTGGGAGCGGGCGCTTGCATTCCACCCGCAGGGGCGCCCAGCGATGTGAAACCGGGTTCGATTTTGTCATTTCCGTTTTACGCCTCGTCGGCAACGGGCAATGGATTGGACAACAATACGCGCATCTCCTTTACCAACATCCATCCGACCCTGGGCGTGGCGGTGCATCTGTTTTTCATTGATGGCGCGACGTGCTCGGTGGCCGATTCGTTCATCTGCCTGTCGCCCAACCAGACCGCCGCGTTTCTGATGTCGGACATTGATCCGGGCACGACGGGTTCGGTTTTCGCCGTGGCTTCGGATGGCCCGCCGGGGATCGGCGATGGGACGAACACCGGCTGTCCGATCAGTTTCAATTACCTGATCGGGCACGCCAGTATCAAACAGCCCGTCGGCAGCAGCATCGGCAACGCCCCGCTCAAACGCACGCGCGTCGAGGCCGAAGTAGCCGCCGAAGCCATTGCCGCTGAATTCGGCAGCCCGGTACCGGGCTGCAATCCATCCAGTCCGGCGGTTGAGTTGCGATTCAACGGCCAGCCGAATGGGTACAACATGCTCCCGCGTGTCTTGGCGGCCAGCAACATTCCGAGCCGCGCCGATGGCAACAGCACCTTTATCGCGGTGCAGCGCATCGGCGGTAATCTGGCGACGGGCGCCGCCACCATCGGCACACTGTTCGGCGTGCTTTATGACGATGCCGAATCTCCGTTCAGTTTCTCGGTCAACGCGGGTTGCGTCTTCCGGGGCACGCTGTCGGGCAGCCTGATTCGCACGACACCGCGCTTCGAGCAAATCATTCCGGCGGGGCGCAGCGGCTGGTTGAAGCTTTACGGCGGCGCCGACATCGGCATCACCGGCTTGATGCTCAATAACAATGTCAATGTGGATTCAGCCGCCAACGCCTTTGACGGCGGACACCGGCTGCATATTTTACGGCTGACCGATACGGTCGTCGTGACTGTGCCCGTCTTCCCGCCCGCTTGTTAG
- a CDS encoding vanadium-dependent haloperoxidase — protein sequence MRQKNNPEPHVGVAGQLSSKAASQGRRQFLKQSTATVAAAAGLSAAPLLGGSVALAETDALGPLDAVQRARQATLRRQTAALYQSNRPLPLHLTNGDDETYASKLASFSKTLPHNNLGEADLNAYAAYLNALRSGKSEDFEKIPAGGAGKLVDPQSGLCFDLEGADIHSFETAVPPRFDSEAIAGEMAELYWRALTRDIPFSQYDSHPLTNAAVADLRRFDNYTGVDTQSLFRTPMPGDAQGYYVSQFLLKPFSLGATPFDQKYRLPVAGEDFMVAYQEWLAIQNGVAPTRRLSFDTANRYIRNGRDLGEYVHIDFSYQAFLLASLILQSFGAAALDDANPYKRATRQAGFATFGGPHLVDLIGRIAALALKAAWFQKWYVHRRIRPEEFAGRVHNKLTNAANYTINAKLLNSGAIMNVFSKYGGYLLPMAFPEGCPVHPAFPGGHATVAGACVTVLKAYFDESFVVPSPVVPSDDGATLREYNGTLTIGSELNKLASNVAYGRDTAGMHWRSDEIEGLKLGEAVAISVLSDFNACFNETFEGFTLTKFDGVTIRLSGRANQPTRVIR from the coding sequence ATGAGACAGAAGAACAATCCCGAACCCCACGTCGGCGTTGCGGGTCAACTTTCATCCAAAGCGGCGTCCCAGGGCCGCCGCCAATTTCTCAAACAATCCACGGCAACCGTGGCCGCCGCCGCCGGGCTGAGCGCAGCGCCGCTGTTGGGCGGTTCGGTCGCGCTGGCTGAGACGGACGCCCTCGGCCCGTTGGACGCGGTGCAGCGCGCCCGGCAGGCCACGCTACGGCGGCAGACCGCTGCGCTCTATCAATCGAACCGCCCGCTGCCGTTGCATCTGACCAACGGCGATGACGAAACATACGCCAGTAAACTCGCCAGCTTCAGCAAGACGCTGCCGCACAATAATCTGGGCGAGGCAGATTTGAACGCCTACGCGGCATACTTGAACGCTCTGCGCAGCGGCAAGTCCGAGGATTTCGAGAAGATTCCGGCGGGCGGCGCGGGCAAACTCGTCGATCCGCAATCCGGGTTGTGCTTCGATTTGGAAGGCGCTGACATTCACAGTTTTGAAACTGCCGTGCCGCCGCGTTTCGACAGCGAAGCCATCGCGGGCGAAATGGCCGAATTGTATTGGCGCGCGTTGACCCGCGACATTCCGTTTTCGCAATACGACAGCCATCCGCTGACGAATGCGGCCGTGGCCGATCTGCGGCGCTTCGACAATTACACGGGTGTGGATACTCAAAGCCTGTTCCGCACGCCGATGCCCGGCGATGCGCAGGGCTATTACGTTTCGCAATTTCTGCTCAAACCCTTCAGCCTGGGCGCGACGCCGTTTGACCAGAAATACCGGCTGCCCGTGGCGGGTGAAGATTTCATGGTCGCCTATCAGGAGTGGCTCGCCATTCAAAATGGCGTGGCGCCCACGCGGCGCCTCTCGTTTGACACAGCCAATCGCTACATCCGCAATGGCCGCGACCTGGGCGAATATGTGCACATTGATTTTTCGTATCAGGCCTTCTTGCTAGCCTCATTGATCCTGCAAAGCTTTGGCGCGGCGGCGCTCGACGATGCCAATCCTTACAAACGCGCGACCCGGCAGGCAGGCTTTGCGACCTTCGGCGGCCCGCATCTGGTGGATTTGATCGGGCGCATCGCGGCGCTGGCGCTCAAGGCCGCCTGGTTCCAGAAATGGTATGTGCATCGCCGCATCCGCCCCGAAGAATTCGCCGGGCGCGTGCACAATAAACTGACCAATGCGGCTAACTATACGATTAACGCCAAGCTGCTCAATTCCGGGGCGATCATGAATGTGTTCAGCAAATATGGCGGCTATCTATTGCCGATGGCCTTTCCCGAAGGTTGCCCCGTGCATCCGGCCTTCCCCGGCGGGCACGCCACGGTGGCGGGCGCTTGCGTGACGGTGCTCAAGGCGTACTTTGACGAAAGCTTTGTCGTGCCGAGTCCGGTCGTGCCCAGCGATGACGGCGCGACCTTGCGCGAGTACAACGGCACGCTGACCATCGGCAGCGAATTGAACAAGCTGGCGTCGAATGTGGCGTATGGCCGCGACACCGCCGGCATGCATTGGCGCAGCGATGAAATCGAAGGCTTGAAACTCGGCGAAGCGGTGGCCATCAGCGTGCTGAGCGATTTCAACGCCTGTTTCAACGAGACCTTTGAAGGTTTCACGCTGACCAAATTCGATGGCGTGACCATCCGCCTGAGCGGGCGCGCCAATCAGCCCACACGGGTCATTCGCTGA
- a CDS encoding GIY-YIG nuclease family protein, with amino-acid sequence MNRKQELKRDYQQSQRPMGVYQIHCLSNEKILVGSSLNLPGIFNREKFALQQGGHKNKALQADWNAFGEAGFAFEILDELSPRPDPAYDYREDLTVLEDVWLEQLQPYGERGYNEPKKNREQRLQMIAAKQRPTTLDDD; translated from the coding sequence ATGAATCGCAAGCAAGAACTGAAACGCGACTATCAGCAAAGTCAGCGCCCGATGGGGGTCTACCAGATTCACTGCCTCTCCAACGAAAAGATTTTGGTCGGCAGTTCGCTCAACTTGCCCGGCATCTTCAACCGGGAAAAGTTTGCCTTGCAACAGGGCGGCCACAAGAACAAGGCCCTGCAAGCGGACTGGAACGCTTTCGGCGAGGCTGGCTTTGCGTTTGAAATCCTGGATGAGCTGTCGCCGCGCCCGGACCCGGCTTATGATTACCGCGAAGACTTGACCGTGCTCGAAGATGTCTGGCTTGAACAACTGCAACCGTATGGCGAGCGTGGTTACAACGAACCCAAGAAAAACCGCGAACAGCGGCTACAGATGATTGCGGCAAAGCAACGGCCCACAACCTTGGATGATGATTAG
- a CDS encoding CHAT domain-containing protein — MPRFMRFPPSLFPLWLLFLCALPAHSQTPSPQPLEPGKPVEKEIAGGQTHSYRINAAAGQCLRLTVEQLDADVALALFGAGEPALVELDFFLEGRPETLVWIAPAAGTFRLEIASPEKTAPRGNYRVTLLELRAATERDRQFLTAQAAFISATALADEKKPETRRQAQPQFEQALQLWRALDERLLTAGALSALGENLRALNETTQALDYFNQARARWHDLGDQDEEASTLSNLAALHNIANQKEQAIAEYQQALELYRALEDRQNQAVMLVNLGQLYAGLGQQQQARALFEQALPLRRDARSRALVLSALGLVYRNLGERRKALKFQQDALAQRRAAQDRDGEAVTLTNMGLIYTDLGEPQKALDVLNQALPLRRDPRGRGVTLSQLGRVYYLLGAPQEALQQLAAALPLLRAAKDQLSELDALNLQGLAHWAADDYPQALAVFEQALPLARELKARQFEAAILNNFGRVYASQGNQRQALAAYQQALPIARELKFKTGEAAALNNLGFVYEALGEPAKARDQQQQAVELAAKLNEPRREAKARYGLARLESTGNRLDAARKQMEKTLKLVETQREKLTSPELRADYRASVQQYYDLYIDVLMRLHRKLPKRGFAAQALHASEQARARGLLELLTESGAEIRAGVDTTLLDRERELQEQVSAKAAEQLALVTSGAAAAQLAPLTQELERLNGELRTVQSDIRTRSPRYAALTQPQPLKTQEIQRQLLTPDTLLLEYALGEERSYVWALSKTTLHSYTLPKRGTLEEAARRFYRSLTARNQASTGENPEQRQARLAAAEREIHKAGAALSKLILAPVAAQLGAKRLLIVADGALQYVPFAALNFAAAAPLLVKHEIVTLPSASTLAVLRAETKDRQPALQQLLVLADPVFEAQDERVQTLNLKLAKPEQNKADAPVVAAGESAVRALLLKKVVKETGGENAGFSIPRLPYTRQEAEAILALVPAEQRQTSFDFKANRAAITGPALGQTRLIHLATHGFLNSLNPELSGLVLSLINEQGAPQNGYLLAPDLYNLKLDATELVVLSACQTGLGKEIRGEGLTGLTRGLMYAGAPRVVASLWSVSDQATAELMKAFYQGMLTQGLRPAAALRAAQLTLWRQKQRQSPYYWAAFTLQGEWR; from the coding sequence ATGCCCCGCTTTATGCGCTTCCCGCCCTCGCTCTTCCCGCTGTGGCTGCTTTTCCTGTGCGCGCTGCCGGCCCACAGCCAAACACCCTCGCCCCAGCCGCTCGAACCCGGCAAACCGGTCGAAAAAGAAATTGCAGGCGGGCAGACGCACAGTTACCGCATCAATGCGGCAGCCGGGCAATGCCTGCGGCTGACGGTCGAACAGCTTGACGCAGACGTCGCCCTGGCGCTCTTTGGCGCGGGCGAGCCAGCGCTGGTCGAACTTGATTTCTTTCTCGAAGGCCGCCCCGAAACCCTGGTTTGGATTGCCCCGGCAGCGGGGACGTTCCGGCTGGAAATCGCCAGCCCCGAAAAGACCGCGCCGCGCGGCAACTACCGTGTCACGCTGCTTGAATTGCGCGCCGCCACCGAACGCGACCGGCAATTCCTCACCGCCCAGGCGGCCTTCATCTCGGCCACGGCGCTTGCCGATGAAAAGAAACCCGAAACGCGCCGCCAGGCCCAACCGCAATTCGAGCAAGCTCTGCAACTCTGGCGGGCGCTCGACGAACGTTTGCTGACGGCCGGGGCGCTTTCCGCCCTGGGCGAAAACCTGCGGGCGCTCAACGAAACCACCCAAGCGCTCGATTATTTCAACCAGGCCCGCGCGCGCTGGCACGATCTCGGCGATCAAGACGAAGAGGCTTCGACGCTCTCCAACCTGGCCGCCCTGCACAACATTGCCAATCAGAAAGAACAAGCCATTGCCGAATACCAACAAGCCTTGGAGCTGTACCGCGCGCTCGAAGACCGCCAGAATCAGGCCGTGATGCTGGTCAATCTCGGCCAGCTTTACGCGGGTCTGGGCCAGCAACAGCAAGCCCGCGCGCTCTTTGAACAAGCCTTGCCCTTGCGCCGCGATGCGCGCAGCCGTGCTCTGGTGTTATCCGCCTTGGGCCTTGTTTACCGGAATCTGGGCGAACGGCGCAAGGCGCTCAAGTTTCAGCAGGACGCGCTCGCACAACGCCGCGCCGCCCAAGACCGCGATGGCGAAGCCGTCACGCTGACGAACATGGGGTTGATTTACACCGATCTGGGCGAACCGCAAAAGGCGCTCGATGTGTTGAATCAAGCGCTGCCCTTGCGCCGTGACCCGCGCGGGCGCGGTGTGACGCTCAGCCAATTGGGGCGCGTTTATTACCTGCTCGGCGCGCCGCAGGAAGCCTTGCAACAATTGGCCGCCGCGCTCCCGCTCTTGCGGGCCGCCAAAGACCAACTCAGCGAACTCGACGCGCTCAATTTGCAAGGGCTGGCCCATTGGGCGGCGGACGATTACCCGCAGGCCCTCGCGGTGTTTGAACAAGCGCTGCCACTGGCGCGTGAATTGAAAGCGCGCCAATTCGAGGCGGCCATCCTCAATAACTTCGGGCGTGTTTACGCTTCACAAGGAAACCAGCGGCAGGCGCTCGCGGCCTATCAACAGGCGCTGCCCATCGCGCGCGAACTCAAATTCAAAACGGGCGAAGCCGCCGCGCTCAACAACCTGGGCTTTGTTTATGAAGCGCTCGGCGAACCCGCCAAAGCGCGCGACCAGCAACAACAGGCCGTCGAACTCGCCGCCAAGCTCAACGAACCCCGCCGCGAAGCCAAAGCGCGTTACGGCCTGGCGCGGCTCGAAAGCACCGGCAATCGTTTGGACGCAGCGCGCAAGCAAATGGAAAAGACGCTCAAACTGGTCGAAACGCAGCGCGAAAAACTGACCAGCCCCGAATTGCGCGCCGATTACCGCGCGTCGGTGCAACAGTATTACGACCTGTACATTGACGTGTTGATGCGCCTGCACCGCAAGCTGCCCAAACGCGGTTTCGCCGCCCAGGCCTTGCACGCCAGCGAACAGGCGCGCGCCCGCGGCTTGCTGGAACTGCTGACCGAAAGCGGCGCGGAGATTCGCGCGGGCGTGGACACCACGCTGCTCGACCGCGAACGCGAGTTGCAGGAGCAAGTCAGCGCCAAAGCCGCCGAACAACTGGCACTGGTCACGAGCGGCGCCGCCGCCGCGCAACTCGCCCCGCTCACGCAGGAATTGGAGCGGCTCAATGGCGAATTGCGCACCGTGCAAAGCGACATTCGCACGCGCAGCCCGCGCTATGCCGCGCTCACCCAACCGCAACCGCTGAAGACCCAGGAAATCCAACGGCAACTGCTCACGCCTGACACGCTGTTGCTGGAATACGCGCTGGGCGAAGAGCGCAGCTATGTGTGGGCGCTGAGCAAGACAACGCTGCACAGTTACACGCTGCCCAAACGCGGCACGCTTGAGGAAGCCGCCCGCCGTTTCTATCGCAGCCTGACGGCGCGCAATCAAGCGTCCACAGGCGAGAACCCGGAGCAGCGGCAAGCGCGCCTCGCGGCGGCGGAACGCGAAATACACAAGGCTGGCGCGGCCTTGAGCAAGTTGATTCTCGCCCCGGTCGCCGCGCAACTCGGCGCAAAACGTTTGCTGATTGTGGCGGATGGCGCGCTGCAATACGTGCCCTTTGCGGCACTCAACTTCGCTGCCGCTGCGCCGCTGCTCGTCAAACACGAAATCGTCACGCTGCCCTCGGCCTCCACGCTCGCCGTCTTGCGTGCCGAAACCAAAGACCGCCAACCGGCCCTGCAACAATTGCTGGTGCTGGCCGACCCTGTGTTTGAAGCTCAGGACGAGCGTGTCCAAACCCTTAACCTCAAGCTCGCTAAGCCAGAACAAAACAAAGCCGACGCGCCGGTTGTTGCCGCCGGTGAAAGCGCGGTGCGCGCCCTGTTGTTGAAAAAAGTGGTGAAAGAAACGGGCGGAGAGAACGCCGGATTCAGCATCCCGCGTTTGCCTTATACGCGCCAGGAGGCCGAGGCCATTCTCGCGCTGGTCCCGGCTGAGCAACGTCAAACCAGCTTCGATTTCAAGGCCAACCGTGCCGCCATCACCGGCCCGGCCCTCGGGCAAACGCGCCTGATTCACTTGGCGACGCACGGTTTTTTGAACAGCCTGAACCCGGAGCTATCCGGTCTGGTGCTCTCCCTGATCAACGAACAGGGCGCGCCGCAGAATGGCTATCTGCTCGCGCCGGATTTGTACAACTTGAAACTGGATGCGACGGAACTGGTCGTCCTGAGCGCTTGCCAAACCGGATTGGGCAAAGAGATACGCGGCGAAGGCCTGACCGGTTTAACGCGCGGCCTGATGTATGCCGGCGCGCCGCGCGTGGTCGCCAGCCTGTGGAGCGTCAGCGACCAAGCCACGGCTGAATTGATGAAAGCGTTTTATCAAGGCATGCTCACCCAAGGGCTGCGACCGGCAGCGGCCTTGCGCGCGGCGCAACTCACTCTCTGGCGGCAAAAACAGCGGCAGTCGCCATATTACTGGGCAGCCTTTACGCTCCAAGGCGAATGGCGTTGA
- a CDS encoding protein kinase, with the protein METKRQSEQTKPMASFGTAPNITPALKQTNYSGVLLKDRYMIEGELGRGGIGVVYLARDTQLHQRRVVIKVLLESSEQSLHTPWFRKKFDQEIEALVRIDHPGVVGVLDVGAMPDGKPFFVMQFVEGVNLRSLMQQEMQAGKMDLARIAHIVRQIGQALTAAHEKGIIHRDLKPENVMVQRATEGEEVVKLIDFGIATVKDSQSNNTDSGKTKVAGALPYMAPEQLRGEPQSASDTWSLGVMTYELLTGHLPFNAETLVQLHEQQKKGAQPPPRELRVELSPAAEQVVLRAIAFAPEERFGRARDFGDSLAEALLHQIPRTVHTNSMSGQQLTSPSSPTELGSGSLPPVVAAPRPAPGKSPLPYFALIVVLLAGAVGIFSYFKLRNTPPSHLPENSGNTVVLPERILSYSISSCSRVKQDGSCAIAAKEHKQAIIFPPGSGLRLNFASDRTGYFYLFNEDPKLQNGLPVYNLLAPMPPDRPNAQLAAGQTLALPGANTYSVADAAQGTEKLWLIWSPTAVEEFEQLRRALGARKSVEVKEAAEAKLVQEFLKRNEAAKAVAELGDTQTYLKGKPGKLLLYLLELDRQ; encoded by the coding sequence ATGGAAACCAAACGACAATCCGAACAAACCAAGCCGATGGCGTCTTTCGGCACCGCCCCCAACATCACGCCCGCACTCAAACAAACCAATTACAGCGGCGTGCTGCTCAAAGACCGTTACATGATCGAAGGCGAATTGGGGCGTGGCGGCATCGGCGTGGTGTATCTGGCGCGCGATACCCAATTGCACCAGCGGCGCGTCGTCATCAAAGTGCTGCTCGAATCCTCCGAACAATCGTTGCACACGCCCTGGTTCCGCAAAAAATTCGACCAGGAAATCGAAGCCCTCGTGCGCATTGATCACCCCGGCGTCGTGGGCGTGCTCGATGTCGGCGCGATGCCCGACGGCAAACCCTTTTTCGTGATGCAATTTGTCGAGGGCGTCAACCTGCGCAGCCTGATGCAGCAGGAAATGCAAGCGGGCAAAATGGATTTGGCACGCATCGCCCACATCGTCCGGCAAATCGGCCAGGCGCTGACCGCCGCCCACGAAAAGGGCATCATCCACCGCGACCTCAAACCCGAAAACGTCATGGTGCAGCGGGCCACCGAAGGCGAAGAGGTCGTCAAGCTGATTGATTTCGGCATCGCCACCGTCAAGGATTCGCAAAGCAACAACACCGATTCCGGCAAAACCAAAGTCGCCGGGGCCTTGCCTTACATGGCGCCCGAACAATTGCGCGGCGAACCGCAGTCCGCCAGCGACACCTGGTCACTCGGCGTGATGACTTATGAGCTGCTGACCGGTCACCTGCCCTTCAATGCCGAAACGCTGGTACAGTTGCACGAACAGCAAAAGAAAGGCGCGCAACCGCCGCCGCGCGAATTGCGCGTTGAGTTGTCGCCTGCGGCTGAACAGGTCGTGCTCCGAGCGATAGCCTTTGCGCCCGAAGAGCGTTTTGGCCGCGCCCGCGATTTCGGCGACAGCCTCGCCGAAGCCTTGCTTCACCAGATTCCGCGCACGGTACACACCAATTCCATGTCGGGGCAGCAACTCACGTCGCCGTCTTCGCCCACGGAATTAGGCTCTGGCTCGTTGCCGCCCGTCGTGGCCGCACCGCGCCCGGCGCCGGGCAAATCGCCGCTGCCGTATTTCGCGTTAATCGTCGTTTTGCTGGCGGGGGCCGTCGGGATTTTCAGTTACTTCAAACTGCGCAATACGCCGCCCTCACATCTGCCTGAAAATTCCGGTAACACAGTTGTCTTACCCGAACGCATCCTGAGTTATTCGATCAGTTCCTGTTCGCGTGTCAAACAGGACGGCAGTTGCGCCATCGCCGCCAAAGAACACAAACAAGCGATCATCTTTCCGCCCGGTTCCGGTTTGCGGCTCAACTTCGCGAGCGACCGCACGGGCTATTTCTATCTTTTCAACGAAGACCCGAAATTGCAGAACGGACTGCCGGTTTACAACCTGCTTGCGCCCATGCCGCCCGATCGCCCCAATGCCCAATTGGCAGCGGGCCAAACGCTCGCGTTGCCTGGCGCAAACACTTACAGCGTCGCCGACGCGGCCCAGGGCACCGAAAAGCTCTGGTTGATCTGGTCGCCGACAGCCGTGGAAGAGTTCGAGCAATTGCGCCGCGCCCTCGGTGCGCGCAAATCGGTCGAAGTGAAAGAGGCCGCCGAAGCCAAACTGGTGCAGGAATTTCTCAAACGCAATGAAGCCGCCAAAGCCGTGGCGGAATTGGGCGACACGCAAACCTATTTGAAAGGCAAGCCCGGCAAGCTGCTGCTTTATCTCTTGGAACTCGACCGGCAATAA